The following proteins are encoded in a genomic region of Leptospira ryugenii:
- a CDS encoding tetratricopeptide repeat protein, whose protein sequence is MKQSLRHILSFLLLSILSFQTQSAQETLATEDIALIQRKIELEKTGRNIINALRFGKFALADQEWKRIQAEEFKTEAEYYYLAGALMYSRLDWQDAKEFLQKSLSLEPSHEASSFLLGMIFAQADNWKQAKQVWVKTIEISPYNPFYHYNLGLSYYILAEYDKAIESLSKSLEYKPNYLEAKIILAKTYLELGELLNAKNELESILEIEPKNQVASNLYGRAIYEMDRDPKKALSYLKNDKILGWREKRIYARCYFEIRKWRESEALFRTIAYSPFADEFDQSFYLNLLLNLGLEEKANDFFHFTRKQDRNNSNVTDTYKMLLSSREGKTLLYHYFKLRY, encoded by the coding sequence ATGAAACAAAGTTTACGACATATACTATCATTCCTTCTCCTAAGCATTCTCTCCTTCCAAACTCAATCGGCACAAGAGACGCTAGCGACAGAGGATATTGCTCTCATCCAAAGAAAAATCGAATTAGAAAAGACAGGGAGAAATATCATCAATGCATTACGCTTTGGTAAATTTGCGCTTGCTGACCAAGAATGGAAACGAATCCAAGCTGAAGAATTTAAAACTGAAGCAGAATACTATTATCTAGCAGGTGCTTTGATGTACTCTCGTTTAGATTGGCAAGATGCTAAAGAATTTCTCCAGAAATCACTATCACTCGAACCTAGTCATGAGGCATCTAGCTTTTTGCTCGGAATGATTTTTGCTCAGGCAGACAATTGGAAACAGGCAAAACAAGTCTGGGTAAAGACGATTGAAATTTCCCCTTACAATCCATTTTATCATTACAATTTAGGATTATCCTATTATATTCTTGCGGAATATGATAAAGCGATTGAATCTTTATCCAAATCCTTAGAGTACAAACCGAACTACCTTGAAGCAAAGATTATTCTTGCAAAAACATATCTCGAATTAGGTGAACTTTTAAATGCAAAAAATGAACTAGAGTCTATTTTAGAAATCGAACCAAAAAACCAAGTCGCTTCGAATCTATATGGTCGTGCAATTTATGAAATGGACCGTGATCCCAAAAAGGCATTATCATATCTTAAGAATGATAAAATTCTAGGCTGGCGGGAAAAGAGAATTTATGCACGCTGCTACTTCGAAATTCGCAAGTGGAGAGAATCAGAAGCCTTGTTTCGAACCATAGCATACTCCCCCTTTGCAGATGAATTTGACCAGAGTTTTTATCTAAACCTTTTATTGAACTTGGGTTTGGAAGAGAAAGCAAATGACTTTTTCCATTTTACAAGAAAACAAGACCGCAACAATTCAAATGTCACGGACACTTATAAAATGTTACTATCTAGTAGAGAAGGGAAAACCCTACTCTACCATTATTTCAAACTGAGATACTAA
- a CDS encoding response regulator transcription factor — translation MKKQVYIVDDHPLVVDALQNLISQSEDLDCIGSSDNIENAFLEIEKLKPALVLVDIQLKQNQSGLQLLKKLRTAFPEIAVIIISMLTDDTFVDRAFKLGAMGYVFKEDTTTQIVEAIQTVLKGDYFVSSSQATRLLGHLYKNSQKEEKDPIDRLSNRELEVFLMIGEGMPVKEIAANMGLAPSTIETLRSRIKTKLSISENEKLIRVAVEWKYTQAKQDQSAT, via the coding sequence ATGAAGAAGCAGGTTTATATCGTAGACGACCACCCACTAGTTGTGGATGCTCTGCAAAATTTAATTTCTCAGTCGGAAGACTTAGATTGTATCGGGTCCTCAGACAACATAGAGAATGCATTCTTAGAAATTGAGAAACTAAAACCTGCTTTGGTCTTGGTTGATATCCAATTGAAACAGAATCAAAGTGGATTGCAACTACTCAAGAAATTGCGCACTGCTTTCCCCGAAATTGCTGTGATCATCATCAGTATGTTGACTGACGATACATTTGTAGACCGGGCATTTAAATTGGGAGCTATGGGCTATGTATTCAAAGAAGATACCACAACGCAAATAGTTGAGGCGATCCAGACAGTTTTGAAAGGTGACTATTTTGTGAGCTCTTCGCAAGCAACAAGGCTTTTAGGTCACCTATACAAAAACTCCCAAAAAGAAGAAAAGGATCCAATTGACCGACTTTCCAACCGTGAGTTGGAAGTCTTTCTAATGATAGGCGAGGGAATGCCAGTAAAAGAAATCGCAGCCAATATGGGTCTTGCACCGTCTACAATTGAAACTCTCAGATCCCGGATTAAAACAAAATTGAGTATCTCAGAAAATGAGAAGTTAATCCGAGTGGCCGTAGAGTGGAAGTATACACAAGCAAAACAAGACCAATCTGCTACTTAG
- a CDS encoding NAD(P)(+) transhydrogenase (Re/Si-specific) subunit beta, with translation MQLSHFLNLSYLLASVLFIVGLKQLGTPKTATRGNLLGAIGMLIAVLVTLLDQKILSYDWIILGILIGSAIGVVLAIKIQMTAMPQLVAILNGFGGIASVMVAGAALELSIPTYTYVVNYQEIISIVFSAIVGGVTFSGSFIAFGKLQGFITEKAVRYSGDQVVKIIFGLIILGLGVFHVINPTDEVLYWVLSAISLLLGILLVMPIGGADMPVVISLLNSYSGIAASATGFVLNNNVLIISGSLVGASGIILTQIMCKAMNRSLANVLFGGFGAIAEESKQDGDFYTGKTKATSPEEVAMLLDIARTVVIVPGYGMAVAQAQHAVRDLYQLLTAKGIDVSFAIHPVAGRMPGHMNVLLAEADIPYDRLKEMDEINSTFENVDVVIVNGANDVTNPLAKTDPKSPIAGMPILDVDKAKTVVVIKRSLSPGFAGVPNPLFIADNCLMLFGDGKKATQEMINALKES, from the coding sequence ATGCAACTCAGCCACTTCTTAAATCTTTCTTATCTTTTGGCCTCTGTTCTCTTCATCGTTGGATTAAAACAGTTAGGCACCCCAAAAACGGCAACCAGAGGAAACTTATTGGGAGCTATCGGGATGTTGATTGCCGTACTCGTAACCCTTCTGGACCAAAAAATCCTAAGCTATGATTGGATCATTCTCGGGATCTTGATTGGTTCTGCAATTGGTGTTGTCTTAGCCATCAAAATCCAAATGACCGCAATGCCACAACTTGTAGCTATCCTAAATGGATTTGGTGGGATCGCCTCGGTCATGGTTGCTGGTGCCGCTTTAGAACTTTCGATACCTACTTATACCTATGTCGTAAATTACCAAGAGATCATCTCCATTGTCTTCTCTGCTATCGTCGGCGGGGTGACTTTCAGTGGAAGTTTTATAGCCTTTGGTAAATTACAAGGCTTTATCACAGAGAAAGCAGTTCGTTATTCAGGAGACCAAGTTGTCAAAATCATATTCGGGCTTATCATTCTTGGTCTAGGAGTTTTCCACGTCATCAATCCAACTGATGAAGTACTCTATTGGGTACTAAGTGCAATCAGTTTGCTTTTAGGAATTTTATTGGTAATGCCTATTGGTGGAGCTGATATGCCTGTTGTGATATCACTTCTCAACTCCTATTCAGGGATAGCGGCATCTGCTACTGGTTTTGTTTTAAATAACAATGTTCTGATCATTTCTGGCTCCCTTGTTGGTGCTTCTGGAATTATTTTAACTCAAATCATGTGTAAAGCTATGAACCGTAGCTTGGCAAACGTTCTATTTGGTGGATTTGGTGCCATCGCAGAAGAGTCCAAACAAGATGGAGATTTCTATACAGGAAAAACCAAAGCAACAAGTCCTGAAGAAGTGGCAATGTTACTAGATATTGCAAGAACTGTAGTGATAGTTCCTGGGTACGGAATGGCCGTTGCACAAGCACAACATGCGGTTAGGGATTTGTATCAACTATTGACTGCGAAGGGTATTGATGTAAGCTTTGCAATCCATCCTGTCGCTGGACGTATGCCGGGTCATATGAATGTCCTTCTAGCAGAAGCAGACATTCCGTATGACCGATTAAAGGAAATGGATGAAATCAATAGTACATTTGAAAATGTTGACGTGGTGATCGTCAATGGAGCAAATGATGTTACGAATCCTTTGGCAAAGACCGATCCGAAATCACCAATTGCGGGAATGCCTATCTTAGATGTAGATAAGGCAAAAACTGTAGTGGTCATTAAACGGTCGTTAAGTCCTGGTTTTGCTGGAGTTCCTAATCCATTATTCATCGCAGACAACTGTTTGATGTTATTTGGTGATGGAAAGAAAGCAACTCAAGAGATGATCAACGCTCTCAAAGAATCGTAA
- a CDS encoding NAD(P) transhydrogenase subunit alpha translates to MEIFVTAVTIFVLAIFVGFEIITKIPPILHTPLMSGSNAISGITLIGALYAAGIQESNLTKILGFLSVIFATINVVGGFLVTHRMLGMFKKKD, encoded by the coding sequence ATGGAAATATTTGTAACTGCAGTCACGATCTTCGTTTTAGCAATCTTCGTCGGATTTGAAATCATCACTAAAATTCCTCCCATCCTTCACACACCACTTATGTCGGGTTCCAACGCAATCTCTGGCATCACTCTGATCGGTGCTCTGTATGCAGCCGGGATCCAAGAAAGTAACCTCACAAAAATCTTAGGATTTTTGTCCGTGATCTTTGCAACCATAAACGTTGTGGGCGGATTTTTGGTGACGCACCGTATGCTTGGAATGTTTAAGAAAAAGGACTAA
- the queC gene encoding 7-cyano-7-deazaguanine synthase QueC — MKDTNGAVVLLSGGLDSTTCLYLAAHDFGYPKQKKLPILALSFLYSQKHKIEIAKSKLIAEKLGVKHLVQKLDPEFFLGSSLTEERLKVRKNVQLNQLQKDKEIPNTYVPGRNTLFLSFALSLAEGHGYDSIYIGVNALDYSGYPDCRPEFIQAFQTVADLGTKTGVSGRKKIQIKTPLLKLNKKEIVLLANRYHVPFELTHSCYDPVKGKPCGKCDSCLLRKKGFEEAGILDPTA, encoded by the coding sequence ATGAAAGATACAAATGGCGCGGTTGTACTTTTATCAGGAGGATTGGATTCAACAACTTGTCTTTATCTAGCTGCACATGACTTCGGTTATCCGAAACAGAAAAAGCTTCCCATATTAGCACTTTCCTTTCTCTACTCACAAAAACATAAAATCGAAATAGCGAAAAGTAAATTGATCGCTGAAAAATTAGGAGTAAAGCATCTGGTCCAAAAATTGGATCCAGAGTTTTTTTTAGGAAGTTCTCTGACAGAAGAACGTTTGAAAGTTAGAAAAAATGTTCAGTTGAACCAATTGCAAAAGGACAAGGAGATTCCAAATACATATGTCCCTGGGAGAAATACTTTGTTTTTGTCTTTTGCTTTATCCTTAGCGGAAGGCCACGGATATGATTCCATTTATATTGGTGTAAATGCACTCGATTATTCCGGATATCCTGACTGTAGACCCGAGTTCATCCAAGCGTTTCAGACTGTAGCAGACTTAGGAACAAAAACGGGCGTTAGTGGAAGAAAAAAAATACAGATCAAAACTCCCTTGCTCAAACTGAACAAGAAGGAGATCGTTTTACTCGCAAATCGTTACCATGTGCCTTTCGAGTTAACTCACTCTTGCTATGATCCTGTGAAAGGAAAGCCGTGTGGAAAATGTGATTCCTGTTTGCTTCGAAAAAAAGGTTTCGAGGAAGCAGGTATCTTAGACCCTACTGCATAA
- the queD gene encoding 6-carboxytetrahydropterin synthase QueD — translation MEEIELEKTFGFEAAHYLPNVPEGHKCRRMHGHSFRFSVCLKGQIDSHTGWLMDFADLKSVVKPIIEKDLDHYVLNEVKGLENPTSEKLAVWLWNRLKPELPLLYKITVFETCTSSCVYYGPKQP, via the coding sequence ATGGAAGAGATCGAGCTCGAAAAGACATTTGGTTTTGAAGCGGCCCATTATTTGCCGAATGTTCCAGAAGGCCATAAATGTAGAAGGATGCATGGCCACAGTTTCCGATTTTCTGTGTGTTTGAAAGGCCAAATCGATTCACATACTGGTTGGTTGATGGATTTTGCTGATCTCAAATCTGTTGTAAAACCTATCATCGAAAAAGATTTAGATCATTATGTGTTAAACGAGGTGAAGGGTTTAGAAAACCCAACGAGTGAAAAATTGGCTGTATGGCTTTGGAATCGCTTAAAACCTGAACTCCCATTACTTTACAAGATAACTGTTTTTGAAACATGTACTAGCTCATGTGTCTATTACGGTCCCAAACAGCCATGA